A section of the Perognathus longimembris pacificus isolate PPM17 chromosome 7, ASM2315922v1, whole genome shotgun sequence genome encodes:
- the Spsb1 gene encoding SPRY domain-containing SOCS box protein 1 codes for MGQKVTGGIKTVDMRDPTYRPLKQKLQGLDYCKPTRLDLLLDMPPVSYDIQLLHSWNNNDRSLNVFVKEDDKLIFHRHPVAQSTDAIRGKVGYTCGLHVWQITWAMRQRGTHAVVGVATADAPLHSVGYTTLVGNNHESWGWDLGRNRLYHDGKNQPSKTYPAFLEPDETFIVPDSFLVALDMDDGTLSFIVDGQYMGVAFRGLKGKKLYPVVSAVWGHCEIRMRYLNGLDPEPLPLMDLCRRSVRLALGKERLGAIPTLPLPASLKAYLLYQ; via the exons ATGGGTCAGAAGGTCACCGGAGGAATCAAGACTGTGGACATGCGGGACCCCACCTACCGACCCCTGAAGCAGAAGCTGCAGGGGCTGGATTACTGCAAGCCCACCCGACTGGACCTGCTGCTGGACATGCCCCCCGTGTCCTACGACATACAGCTGCTCCACTCGTGGAACAACAACGACCGCTCGCTCAACGTCTTCGTGAAGGAGGACGACAAGCTCATCTTCCACCGGCATCCGGTGGCCCAGAGCACGGACGCCATCAGGGGCAAAGTGGGGTACACCTGCGGGCTGCATGTGTGGCAGATCACGTGGGCCATGAGGCAACGAGGCACGCATGCggtggtgggcgtggccacgGCCGATGCCCCCTTGCACTCGGTGGGGTACACCACCCTTGTGGGCAATAACCacgagtcctggggctgggacttggGGCGCAACCGGCTCTACCATGATGGCAAGAACCAGCCAAGCAAAACCTACCCGGCCTTTCTGGAGCCGGATGAGACGTTCATTGTGCCCGACTCCTTCCTCGTGGCCCTGGACATGGACGATGGCACTCTGAGCTTCATTGTGGACGGACAGTACATGGGAGTGGCTTTTCGCGGGCTCAAAGGCAAAAAACTGTATCCTGTAGTAAGCGCCGTCTGGGGCCACTGCGAGATCCGCATGCGCTACTTGAATGGACTGGATC CCGAGCCGCTGCCGCTCATGGACCTGTGCCGCCGCTCGGTGCGCCTGGCGCTGGGGAAGGAGCGCCTGGGCGCCATCCCCACGCTGCCGCTGCCCGCCTCCCTCAAGGCCTACCTCCTGTACCAGTGA